The following DNA comes from Physeter macrocephalus isolate SW-GA unplaced genomic scaffold, ASM283717v5 random_155, whole genome shotgun sequence.
AGACAAAGGCTAATTTCCTTAATATGTAAAGAGCACCTACCAATCAATGAGTAAAATGTCAACAAcccaaatgggcaaaggatatgaacaggaaaagaaatgccTCTAAAACATATGGAGAGATGCTTAATCTCATagtaagagaaatgtaaattaaaactacaatgaggggggacttccctggtggctcagtggttaataatctgcctgccaatgcaggggacacaggttcgagctctggtccgggaagatcccacatgccgcggagcaatgaaacctgtgcgccacaactactgagcctgtgctctagagcctacgagctacaactgccacaactactgagccccagtgctgcaactactgaagcccgtgcggctaaagcccgtgctctgcaacaagagaagctgctgcaataagaagcccgtgcaccacaatgaagagtagcccctgctcgccgcaattagagaaagcccacgcacagcaatgaagacccaacgcagccaaaaaaaaaaaaccaaaaaaacctacGAGGGACTTCCTgacggtccagtgattaagactccgtgcttccactgcaggaggtgcgggtttgatccctggtccgggaactaagatctcatattccacagccaaaaaaaattaaataaaactacaatgagagacTGTTGTTTTAcataacaaattaacaaatactAACAAGTTTGATTATAttgtgttggcaagggtgtgcaGACACAGGCACTCtcatactgttggtgggagtataaTCTGGCACAGCCACCACAGAGGGCTAATTGGCAGCacctataaaattttttttttaaataattttgatccagggcttccctggtggcgcagtggttaagaatccacctgccaacgcaggggacacgggttcgagccctggtctgggaagatcccacatgctgcggagcaactaagcccgtgtgccacaactactgggcctgcgctccagagcccgcaagccacaagtactgagcccctgtgccacaactactgaagcccgcacacctagagaccgtgctgtGCAAcgcgagaagccactgcaatgagaagcctgtacaccgcagcaaagagtagaccctgctcgccacaactagagaaagcccgcgtgcagcaacaaaggcccaacacagccaaaaataaaataaataaaataaattttaaaaataaataaaaaataattttgatcagCAAAAgttaaggaaataacaaagatgtCCAAGACAATTCGTTTCCCAAACTAGTGTCTCAATTTACtgataaaggggcttccctggtggcgcagtggttgcgcgtccgcctgccgatgcaggggaaccgggttcgcgcccgggtctgggaggatcccacaggccgcggagcggctgggcccgtgagccatggccgctgggcctgcgcgtccggagcctgtgctccgcaacgggagaggccataacagagggaggtctgcacaccacaaaaaaaaaaaaaaaaaaaaaaaaatttactgataaATATAGGACGTTgattaaattcaattaaaaaaatctctcctttAACTTTTAAGTGAATTCCTCCTATTTCGTCTTTTTAACTTTCCCAACTTACCTCCCACATGGGGCACTGCAGTCTAGTGGAGAGTACATGGGCTTTGGAGGATTAAGATAGGAATTGAGGGGTGTTAGGAAtagtcagagctggaagggctcTTAGACCTCATAGTCCTCATTCTCCTCACTCCCCACCGTCAATGGGCCCAATCCAATTGTTCTCCACAGTGCAAGCTACAAATCCAACAGCCATTTATTTATACTGCCCAGGAGAGGCTCTGACTGGCTGATTTGCTCTCATCTAATCTGGAGCTTCCTCATTAGACACAGCCTCAGACAAGCCCCCTCCTGGCCACCTCTTATGGTGGCCCTTGCTGAGGCCCTTAAAGTCCTTAAACCATCCCCCCAGTTTCCTCCAGTAATCATCTAGGGATCCCTTAAGGCCTTcatgccccaccccacccacatcCTATAGCCTGGACAGGGCATTTGGAGCCCCCAGCCTCCTAGCCTTCCAGCCATCCTGCTTCACCGtccatccctcctccttcctgcaggCCGGGGGGCCATGGGGAGGGGTGGGCCTGCCTGcgcagcccctcctccctttgGCCCTGCCCGGAGAGAGAGGGATAAAGGAGCACCAGAGCAGCCCTGCCTGATTCTCATTAGGGGCCACAGCTGGGATGGACCCTGCGGAGCCGGATGGCGGCAGCCGAGGTGGAGAGAGCAGGCCCCGCTCCCAGCGACCACACAGGTAGGGGCCTGGGTTTTGGGAGAACACAGGGGAAGTGGGAGAAAATTCTttggggttctgtctgtccactgAAAGCTCAGTCTTTAAGAATTTGGGGTGCATCAGGTGGGAAAAGGGGCTTCCTAGCCCCCACCCCAACGCTGGAAGTGTCTGGAGACTATCTCTCACCCCTCACagttcagaggaggaaactgaggccagagaggggatAAGTCAGGGCTAGCTCATTTAGGGCAGAGATTCCccatttgccttttttctcttccactcaacaaatgtttctcTGCCCAGAAATACTATACAGCTTCCTGCAGTAGGATCTGGTCCCCTGGTCATCTTTGTAGCCCCAGTATGTAGCCTGGTGCCAGGTGTTCATAAGTGTGGGAATGGAAACACTTCAGGTTGAACATTACACCATTAGAGAGTCATTCTTTTGGGTGCTAGCTCACTAGGCCTTCCATCAGGCATTCATACCTTAGCACAGATTCATTTTGCCAACAGATGGAAGAGATGAGTTCCCAGAGAGAACTGAATATTGGGTAAAGGAGGGATCATTGTAGACCTTAGGGTCTCAGTGTGAAATGGTTTTCCCAAGCTGGGAAGAAAGGCAATCTGGCAGCAagaggaaggcaagaaaaagaagatggaCATTTACTAAAGGAGATTTTCAGTTGTTCCTGATCCTGCCCAAAGCTCAAGAAGGAAGGGTGCATGCTAGACTAAGTTGGGCCCTCAAGTTTTAAGAATCTTGGTCAGGGGGCTCATTTGGCAGGTTCCACCTCCCCCTCACTGTACCCAGCCCCACCTTCCTCATCCCTGCTCTCCTCTGCATACCCTGTGTTCACCCAACAGGCCAGTCCTGACCACTGCTCAGGGGTCCACTGCTCTGGCCTCCCAGCCACCcagctgcttttgctgcctccccaGGCCTAGATTACCGGTGACCTCTGGCTGTTCTGTCCCCAACCCTTGGCCTCAGAATTTGGCTTAAGAAATTCCCCAAATCCAACAGCCCTCAGCCCTGACAAGTCAATCTTGGTTAACTAGAGAAGTAGTGTGCTGAGTGAGGACACCTGGGTTATAGTCCTAACTCTTGTTCCGGGTCCCAGGccagttacttgacctctctgagcctcagattttgAAACAAAAGATGACTCCTGACTTTTAAGgcttgttttgaggattaaatgcacTAATTTGCCAGTACCCCaaacaaaatgtgttttattgGTATGTTAAGACTGTGTGGGTGGAGGGCAGGACTTATCAGAGCATTTAATATGTTCATGTATGGTAAGCAATATACAACATGACTCTAAAAAAATATAGAAGGAGGAGTTTCTCAAATCAATTTGATCACAAAGCCCCTAGCTCCTGTTGCTGTGATGGTCTAAGAGCACCTCTGGACATGCTGGGAGAGCTCTGTTGCTGGATCTCTCAGCTTGTGAAGGAGCTAGTATGGTGGCCTCTTAGGCAGTCCTGGAGGTCAGCTTCATTGGTGGTCTTTAGGGAAAGCAAAGCTTTGGGGACTGGCGACAGGAGGCTTTCAAGCCCTTCCTTTGAGGGCCACTGGCTCCTCCCCTAGGGGGTGAGAGGCTCCTCCTCTCAGGTCACCCACCCTTTCTCCAGTGACTGTCATTTCCACCTCGCCCCTCACCCCAACCTCCATCCACCTTCTATCCTCCCTAACTTTGGCTGTCACCACTGATCTGGTCCCTCCCCCACTGCAGCCTCTTCCTATCTACTCCACATGTTATAATTGGGAGCAGAAACATACCAGGCCAGGCATCTTCTATAAAcctaaaagaaatttgaaaaaacatGTATCCCCTTCACACTCCAAGTTATCTAATGGTATTCATCATAACGTAAATTGTTGCAAAGGTTAAATTTCTAATGTATTCTAAATAGTCCCACTTCAAAATAATACAATTATTCTGTTTTAATTCCAAAAGAgagttttaaaagatgtttttagaGTAGTTACATCACTAAATCAAATGCTTTTTACCGTTTCTGAATCTTTCTTCTCTAAGGCTGGCACTTCAGGCAAGATTTTGAGGGATGTGTTCAAAGCTCTCAGCCCACAAGAACTTGCCCTCAATCTTCCTGCAGGAGTCTCTCAATTCTTCCAAGCCAGGCAGTGAGAATGATTGAAAGTCACCATGGGGTACTGGGCTGGGGCTGGCTGTAGCCCTGTGTAGAATTTCAGTCGAAGGTATTTCAGGCTGCTTGCTTTGGGACCTGCCAATGAACTTGCTGTGTGGGCAGCTGAGCAGCAATGGCAGGTGAGCAAGGTGGATTTGATTAAGTACATTATTCTTTTCATGCATCCAGTGGCATCTAACTACCAGAGAGATTTAACATATACTGTCAtccatttaaaagtatataaaagcaGGCTCTTTACAGTTTTACATAACTCCTTTTCTCCTTGAATGCCTATTCTACTTCTCCCACAGAATTTTAccaatacaaatatttttcttctcagaagtCTTTCACTGATCACGATATTATCTGTTCCTGcaacaaaaatatttgtgaaacagaaatatgatttttttctagatttagtTATTAGTAGTACTCAACtgatcaaaagaaataaattacacacttttttttttttttggccatgccataggcttgcagggtcttatttccctcaccagggatcgaacccaggccctggcagtgaaagtgctgagtcccaAACACTAGattgccagggaactccctatacACTTTAACAGTTAATTACTAAATAACAAAATTTTCATTACAAAATTTAGATGAGATTGTtgcttcccccccaccaaaaaaaagctCATATATCCATGGATAAACATTACTTATTGCTAGAATAAGACAGGATTCAacatcagtttctttctttttttgcgggggggggcgGTTGTCtgttattcaattttatttttaaaaatttttattagggtataattgatttacagtgttgtgttatcaacatcaatttctatttttaatatttatgaatggAAACACTGAGAAATCTTGTTCACGtaaataagcaaatggaaatgaaaggtTGTTTGTTATAGCAGGGGCACTCAATTCTTCGAATTTCTTCTGAATTAAACCAAAAATGACGTAGTGGTCTGAATTAAAATCAAAAGTTactgtttaggggcttccctggtggtgcagtggttgagagtccgcctgccgatgcaggggacacgggttcgtgccccggtccgggaggatcccacgtgccgcggagcggctaggctcgtgagccatggccgctgggcctgcgcgtctggagcctgtgctccgcaacgggagaggccacagcagtgagaggcccgcgtaccgaaaaaaaaagtTACCGTTTAATGATCTTATTTTACCCTGGCCCTCACAACAGCTtccataaaaataacataataacaaCTACAGTttttataagtattatatattatgtaataatataataataatcattgtAATAAGGACCATGTGCCCGACGATCTGGTACCTTCCCCAACAAGGCTGGGTGCCTGTCACCCATCCTGCCCTTCCTCCACCTGCTTCTCTGCCAGGGCCTCTCTTGGACATTCTCTGGAGAATGGTGGGGGCCACTCTATGGCAGACCCCCAGCATCAGCTGGCAGTCTGTTCTCTTGGGACAAGAGTCTGGCCTCTGTCCCCGTCCCTGCTGCCCTGGCCACTTCACATGTGGGCTTATTCCCACTCCTGGCAAGGAAGCACATGACAAGAGCAGAGGTCCCCAGAGCCCTGGCTCAGGCCTGGACACatagtagattctcaataaatgttggcccAACTTGGCCTCCTCCTACCCTTCCCACCTCACAGGCTGACCCTCAAATGTCCCTGTAGTAGTGGTggcgatgatgatgataatgatgacagcAGAGTGATAagaacagctaatatttattgagggcttgctatgtgccaggtatagTTGGCCATGTGTATCTGTGGGTTCCGTATCCGTGCATTAAACCAACcgcagattgaaaatatttcggaaaaaaatcccagaaagttccaaaaagcaaaacttgaatttgctgtgtacCAGCAagtatttacatagtatttacattgtattaggtgttataagtgatctagagataatttaaagttTACAGGAGCATaggcataggttatatgcaaatactatgccattttatttagtttttatttttatttatttatttttattttttctatttcttggctGGGCCACgtggcattcgggatcttagttctccgaccagagattgaacctgtgccccctgcagtggaagcacggtctcttaaccactggaccaccagggaagtccctatgccattttatataagggactcgagcatccatggattttggtgtcCGTGGAGGTTCTGGAACCAACCTcgcatggataccaagggataaCTATACTTCACATACAATATCTCATTTACGTTTTACATCATCCCATAAATTAAGTACTGATaacttacaaatgaagaaactgaggcatggaaagtTTGTCCAAGCTCATACAACCAAGAAGTAGTGGTACCAGGCAGAACTGGCTATATAATTTGTAGGACCcagcacaaaaagaaaatcagggtcccttgttcaaaaatttaataatttcaagACAGCAATGGCAGAACATTGAAGCAAATGTGGGGCCCCTGCGTGACTACACGGGTCTGTGCCCATAGAGCAGGCCCTGGTTCCGGAATCTGAACCCAGAATTCTGAATCCAGAGCCCACAAGACTCTGTGCTTGGAGAAGGTAATAGGAATCACTatgatttactgagcacctgctatgtgcatTGTGCGAAATCTAAAAAACCCTTCACGACAACCCTAAGGTAACAGGAGGCATTGTTACCCTCATGTTTAAGGGGGAGGAAACCAAGCTTTAGGGAAATTGAATTACCATCCAGGGTTATCAAgcggagtcaggatttgaacacaggacCAAGCCTGGAGCCTGAGTCCTCATGTCACACAGCCTCTTTCTAGAAGGATAACAAAGGCAGGAACTAAAATGGGGCTGGGCATGACTCAGATGATCTCTTAGGAACTTTGACCGAGGTGCCTGTCACTGGGGGTCCAGCCGCTGCTTCGCTCAGGACCGGAAGGCATCCCAGGTCTGCAGATATTTCCAGCGAGGCTTCTGCTTCCACGGAGATGGATGCAGGTAAGCGCCTCTTCTCCTTGAGTGGGGAGTGGGCTGGGAGACTCAGGAGGGAGGAATCATTCTTCATGGACCATGAATCTTCCCAGAGCCCCTCTGCCCTCAGCTCCAAGTACTAGGCTGAGCTAGCTCTGAGCCCTGGAGGAGCTATCCCTTTCTCCTTACCCTTCTCTTCCTCACGACAGCTACCGGCACCTGCAGCCTCCCCTCCACCTTGAGTGGGGCCGCCGCCATTCGGAGCCACACATCACCCTGTCAGGCCCCCTGCAGGGACTGACCCGCAGGGGCTCCGAGCCCTCCTACCTGCCCTCTGTGACTGTCGGATGGGGCTGGGCCAGGGCCTACCAGGGCATGGAACCTGGCCTGGAGGAGTTGTTCAGCAAGGCTGAGGACATTGGTGGCAGCTCCTGGAAGTCCCTGTCCCTGTCATGTGAGTCATCAGGGAGTACTGCAGGTGGGCATAAGTGAGATCTGAGACCAGGGTTCCTGCCCTGTCTCTGAGCAAGGTTTATATTTCCTTCCGCCCGCTCCCTCCTCAAGATTCCCAGCCAAAGGGAAAATTTCCTCTGGCTCTGTTGCTCACTGTGTTCTAGAAGCAGAATACCATGGTGCCTGTGGAGTCAAACCACCTAGTTTCAAATGCTGGCTCCACCACTTAggaactgtgtgaccttgaacaagtcacttaacctctctgagtctcaactGCCTCATCTGCTAAAGGGCACTGACAATAGCACCTACTCACAGGGTCTTGATGAGTTCGTATATGTGATGTGCAtagcacagtccctggcacagagtaaacactAAATGTtagtagttattttttaaattattgctctAATtcagtgctgtccaacagaaatatgttacatatggaattttttttcttaacatctttattggagtataactgctttacaatggtgtgttagtttctgctgtataacaaagtgaatcagctatacataaacatatatccccatacctcctccctcttgcgtctccctcccaccctgcctatcccacccctctaggtggacacaaagcaacgagctgatctccctgtgctatgtggctgcttcccactagctatctgttttacatttggtagtgtatatatgtccatgccactctctcactttgtcccagcttaccctttcccctccccatgtcctcaagtccattctctatgtctgcgtcttcattcctgtcctgcccctaggttcttcagaaccattttttttttagattccatataacaTATGGAATTTTTtgtatcagctttattgagatataattcacaaaccaaaaaattcacctatttaaagtgtacgaTTCAATGTAATacagtatattcagagttgtacaAACATTagcactgtttttttaaaattaatttttattggagtatagttgatttgcaatgttgtgttagtttctgttgtacagcaaagtgaatcagttatacatatacatatatccatgctcttttagattcctttcccatataggtagttacagagtactgagtagagttccctgttctatacagtaggttcttattagtagcACTATTTAATTCTAGAagattttcattaccccaaaaagaagcccattagcagtcactctccatccACAACCCCTCCCAgccattggtaaccactaatctattttctgtctctatggatttgcctattctggacatttcatataaatggaatcatacaatatatggcctttttgtgtctggcttcttttttttttgtgggatgtgGGCCTCCCTCTATTGTGGCCNNNNNNNNNNNNNNNNNNNNNNNNNNNNNNNNNNcccagccgctccgcggcatgtgggatcctcccagaccggggcgcgaacccggttcccctgcaacggcaggcggacgcgcaaccactgcgccaccagggaagccccatggcttcttttatttagtataatattttctaggtttattcatgttgtagcatatagaagtacttcatttccttttatggccaaataatatcccAGTGTAtggatatataccacattttgttttattcattcatcagttgatggatacttgggttgtttttgctttttggctattacgaataatgttgctatgagcacttatgtacaaatttttgtgcggatgtatattttcatttctcttgggtatatacctaggagtggaattactggatcatatgttaaccctatgtttaatattttgaggaaccaccaaactgttttccaaagtggttgcaccattttacaattcacgcatgtaattaaaaattttctagcagcctcattttaaagaaaggaaaaagaaacaggtgaaattaattttaatatttaacccaatatatcaaaaattacATATCCAATATCGTTTCaatatgtaattaatataaaaagttaataatgaaACATTTTAGAGACTTTTTCGTATTCAGCTTCAAAATctcatgtgtattttacacttatgaCACATCTGAATTCAGACTAGCTCCATTCCAGGTGCTTGATAGCCACATGTGGCAGGTGGCTATCGTATTGAATAGCACAGGTCTAAACAGTTGTGTTAGAGACATAATTCTGACTAGACTCTGAACTACTGGTGGACAGAACTTTACACACCCTCAGGGCCTTGCATGCAGCAGATGCTTAGGAGATACCacatgaatgagtaaatgaatgaatggatccaGTTTTCCCCAACAGCTGCTGATGGTGATCACAGCTACTTCCCGAAGTCTCGGCCTATGTCAGACCCTGTCCAGGAGCTCCTGGCCCCACTTCAGAGCCTGGACCTTGAGGTGCAGCAGgtagtggagggggaggggaagaggatgCCATGCTGGACCTCTGGGATGCCCATACCTGCTGGAGGAGGGCTCTGTGTTCCCTGGGGCTGTATCTGGGgtggcagagtgtgtgtgtgtatgtgtgtgtgtgtgtgtgtgtgtgtgtgtgtgttggcaggGTGGGGGCTGAAGGGAGGATGTGCTCTGACTCTGCCCGTGGCTGCAGAGGGTGCAGGACAGTCGGGACATCGTGTGTGGCGTCTGCATGGACAAGGTGTGGGACAAGCCAGAGGCCGAGCGGATTTTTGGCATCCTGCCCAACTGCAGCCACCCCCACTGCCTGGGCTGCCTGCGCACCTGGCGGAAGAGCCGAGGGGACTTCCCGCTGGGTGTCATCAAGTCAGTGTCATGGAGGggccagcagggagggagggaaaggtcCCACAGAGGGGTGGGCTCAGAGACAGGCCGATGGGCTTGTGACtactcctctcccacctcccaccccatcccacctcgCAGGGCCTGTCCCCAGTGCCGTGTCCCTTCCAGCTACATCATCCCCTGCAAATTCTGGGTGAGCAAGGGGCCTAAGAAGGAACAACTCATCAGGAACTTCAAGGCTCGGACCAGGTGAGCATGGAAGGGGGAACATGATTCGGGTTAGGAAAGAGGGGAAGCAGCCCCTGATCCATACCCTCTCAGCCGTGTTTCCCAGCATGTCATCCCCCAAATCCTGGAAGTGCAGAGTGACCAAGACGGCAGGTGAGGGTGTGAGCTATTTCCGCTATTTCAGAAAGCCCAGTGAATAATAGTGAGTGACTGAGACAGTCAAGGCCAAGCTTTTCTTCTAGCCTGGCTCAGGATCCACGCAGGGCAACTCTGGTTCTCTCAGCACGATGGGAAGCCCTGCTtggcttttatttctgattttttttttttttttttaagcaggaaagtATAGGAATTCCTtagcaatccagtggttaggactcggcactctcacTGATGGGgccccaggttctatccctggtcggggaactaagatcccacaagccaccatGGAAGTAGAGACTCTTACTGTTATCACGCTGTAGAAGGAGAAAGTGAGGCAAGGTCTATGGGGCTTAAGTAAGGAagtgggtttgaacccaggcattctgACTCCATTCTAGTCCATTCTGACTCTAGCATGGACTAGAAGAAACCATGGGGAGGATATTGACTTGAGAGGAAGAAGGGCCATACCTGGGTAGCCAATTGACCATGAGGTTGAAAGGAAACTGTAAGATGATTAATGTTTCCAGATGGACGGCCACAGGACTGGTACTGTCACTTGAGAGCTGGGTGAGGGAGGCTGATGGAGAATCTGGTCAAGTTGAGTGGGGTGGTTTTGGATGCTATCTGGATAGAG
Coding sequences within:
- the LOC114484907 gene encoding E3 ubiquitin-protein ligase makorin-1-like isoform X3, which produces MDPAEPDGGSRGGESRPRSQRPHRNFDRGACHWGSSRCFAQDRKASQVCRYFQRGFCFHGDGCSYRHLQPPLHLEWGRRHSEPHITLSGPLQGLTRRGSEPSYLPSVTVGWGWARAYQGMEPGLEELFSKAEDIGGSSWKSLSLSSADGDHSYFPKSRPMSDPVQELLAPLQSLDLEVQQRVQDSRDIVCGVCMDKVWDKPEAERIFGILPNCSHPHCLGCLRTWRKSRGDFPLGVIKACPQCRVPSSYIIPCKFWVSKGPKKEQLIRNFKARTSQIRCRFFMRRNGRCPFKSDCIYLHQLPDKAPTSDPPWPRSMQLASVVGKTAFLGGTEPEEEVFFMDCALTMAFWGSEPLLDPNSSYHCLL
- the LOC114484907 gene encoding probable E3 ubiquitin-protein ligase makorin-1 isoform X2, which gives rise to MDPAEPDGGSRGGESRPRSQRPHRNFDRGACHWGSSRCFAQDRKASQVCRYFQRGFCFHGDGCSYRHLQPPLHLEWGRRHSEPHITLSGPLQGLTRRGSEPSYLPSVTVGWGWARAYQGMEPGLEELFSKAEDIGGSSWKSLSLSCESSGSTAAADGDHSYFPKSRPMSDPVQELLAPLQSLDLERVQDSRDIVCGVCMDKVWDKPEAERIFGILPNCSHPHCLGCLRTWRKSRGDFPLGVIKACPQCRVPSSYIIPCKFWVSKGPKKEQLIRNFKARTSQIRCRFFMRRNGRCPFKSDCIYLHQLPDKAPTSDPPWPRSMQLASVVGKTAFLGGTEPEEEVFFMDCALTMAFWGSEPLLDPNSSYHCLL
- the LOC114484907 gene encoding E3 ubiquitin-protein ligase makorin-1-like isoform X1; protein product: MDPAEPDGGSRGGESRPRSQRPHRNFDRGACHWGSSRCFAQDRKASQVCRYFQRGFCFHGDGCSYRHLQPPLHLEWGRRHSEPHITLSGPLQGLTRRGSEPSYLPSVTVGWGWARAYQGMEPGLEELFSKAEDIGGSSWKSLSLSCESSGSTAAADGDHSYFPKSRPMSDPVQELLAPLQSLDLEVQQRVQDSRDIVCGVCMDKVWDKPEAERIFGILPNCSHPHCLGCLRTWRKSRGDFPLGVIKACPQCRVPSSYIIPCKFWVSKGPKKEQLIRNFKARTSQIRCRFFMRRNGRCPFKSDCIYLHQLPDKAPTSDPPWPRSMQLASVVGKTAFLGGTEPEEEVFFMDCALTMAFWGSEPLLDPNSSYHCLL